TCATTACCTTTGCAGCCAATTTCCACCCTGCTCTCATTCTTGGAGGAACTTGGGTTAATCAGCATCACTGATTTCTTCCAGGAGATTGTTGCTTATTCTTGCCTTTTCTATTCCTGacaccaagattcaagattatttcatAAACAAAATTAGATTATGTTATAAAACTAAAAATGTAATACTACACAAACTTTGCTTTAGTCTAccgtaagacagacaaagatttgctatcaacagaaattgcccagcCCCACATCATCATAGAGAAAAATAAGAGTCCCACAGACACGAGTTTTCACGGATTTGCTTTCAgctctcctgcagccacacagcctttaaTCCAAACCTTccacaacccaagctccagatggaAACTTCTAACATGATCTGAAAGCCTCCAGCACCTTTGGCACACTCATGTCATAGTTCCGGTACCTGATACCCCTTCAACCATTCTCGAACCAACCTCCGggagtccgcagcctggtgtgaatcccttgaccgcagtcactTGCAGCCTACATGGGTTTCTTGCCTAGAGTTTccaacagcctgtgtgttcttcagcctctcaCTGGACAGTCACCAAGGTCACGGTCCTGTGGgctgtctcttctgcttctcaagGGGGTTAGGATGTGGTCTCCCCAATTTCTAGTGTCCTGCACTGGTCCTCTGCTTCCTTGGAGCGACAATCCCTCGTGTTTGCTGCCAATCATCGTCACTGCCttcttgggtccagaccccacAGTGGTAGGATTTTACAATAAACCACCATTGGGTCCTTAAATGAGCTGTTTAATGCCTGTTCAGAGCTGACAGCAGATGAACTGGAAAATTGGACCTCACGAGGGAGCAGCGTGTCTCTGTTCCATGCTCACTGCAGAGGCCATAGGTTGCTGGAGATTGCAGTGAAAGGACTTGCACcaagctgcggactgctggagactgtcacaaaactggctgaaggggtaccaggtattggaactaggaTGCAAAAGGGTgtcaagggcactgaagggtacCTAATCATATTGGAAATTGGGATCTgcagctcgggttgccgatggtttggactggactctgtgtggttgGGGGAGCTATGGAgccgaatccatggacactcagtggctggagggaactctcttttgttcctctttctctgactgtaagaagtgctTTGGCGAATCTCTACcattggcaaatctgtctgccttacagcagacaaaagcaattttgtgtaataaaattaaataaattgaatcttgaatttatcAGGCAAATAGTTACACAACAAAAGAGCCCTCATCAAACGATGCTGTTGAACCATTTATCATTCcatttgtgacatcataatcataCTAAGAGGAGCTCCTCAACTGCTTGTCAGGGATCTTGGAGAAAACAATCAGTATCTGGGGCATTAAGTTTGGAGTCGTGTGTCATGGGAACAGTTTCAGTGTTTATTCCCATACCAAAGGTTACAAAATTGGAATTGATTTTTAAAGATCTTGTTTATATAGCTGGTGAGACCATCGAAGGGCAAGTAATCTTGGAGTTAAATGATCCTCTGTCCCTTTATTCGGTGAAATTGAAGATATCAGGGAAAGGATTTGTGGAGTGGATTGGGGAGTCCAACGAGAGTCTAGAATACAACAGGAAAATCCACTGCAGTAATAAAGAAGATTATGTTCGTCACTCCGTCACTTTGTGGGGAGCAGGTACAAAGTTGAAATCCATTGCAGAAAACCAATTACCACAGTATGAATCAACTCAGAGCACCTTGTCAACTCATTGCATAGTTATACTTTTGATGCTTTTAACTGGAAAATCAGAAGTGTAATGATTCTAAAATGATAAAAATACTGAGGTTTATAATATATTTCCAAGTTCAGAAAGTAGTATGTGATAGAAATAATAATATAGTCAGAATAGATATATTCTGATTGTATTAAAAGCTACCTATAGGTAAGGATGACTGGAAGTGGGAGGTaaatccttcacaatctccatcagtactggagcaccacagggctgtgttcttaaccccctgctctattcattctacacttatgactgtgtagctcagtaaaACAATAgcccatttacaaatttgctgataccatgatagtgggttgtataaagaaaaatGATAAGTCaatatacaggaaggagattaaaacttggctgaatggtgcaccaacaaccttggactcaatgtcaccaaaactaaggaattggttgttgacttcaggaaggaaaatccaGGGATATaacatccagtgatcattggggaatcaatgatggagaggatgagcaaatttaagtccttgggagacactatctcaaaggatctttcctggaccaaacagactaatggcattgtgaagaaagcacgtcagcgcttctacttcctcaggtgtttgtggaggtttgttatgacatcagaaagtctgacaaatttctacagatgtgcggtggaaagtggtgaccggctgcatcatgatctggtatggggacaccaatacccctgagcataaagacctgcaaaatgtagtggacacagcccaagatatCACAGAAAAAACCCTCCCaaatatcaagaacatctacagagaatgcagttgtcagacagcagcagcaatcatcaaatatccacaccactcagcacacagtTTCATTACCAAATCGGTAAATTGAGGGACAGGAATATCTATCctgagagtgaaacatgaaaatctgcagactttgtgattgtagtaaaaacacacagaaatgctggaagaactcagccaattGTTTCAGTGTctcgaggtaaagatatatcatcaggcttgaggccttcttcaaggtataaacaaagaacaggaaggtgtcagaataaagactctAGAATGGCAGGAGAAGTCTTGTACCAAACAAGGTATtaaatggatatgataagaagagtggtgagaattgattttggctctgtgaaagaagacagggaaaagggaagagagacagagctgggtgaAAGGTGACCGGAGAAAATAGAAAGGAAGTCAAAGTGTgaatgccatctggctagagggtgctcagacagaagatgaggttcctctaatttgcaagtgttctcagtttggcagtgcatgagaccatggacagacatgtcagtaagggaatggatggggaattgaaatgggtggtcactgggagctccatgctattgcagtggacagagctgaggtgctcaacaaagtgatctcccatcaTTTTTGTTCAGGTTCATGTCTAcatttagctcataccttgatgaagggctcaagcccaaacattggtcatgtatctttatctttgcttcataaagtacactgtttgaccaactgagtttctccagtattgtgtttttatttcaatcatggcGTCTATAgacattcatgttttacttcaggaGATTTATAGTTACTTGAAAGATAATAATTATCAATACAAGGTGGGGTTTTTTCACTTAATAATATAAGAATGTTTGATTGTTCTACATTTGATTGAAGCAACATTCAAATAAATGTGAAACAAAATGGAGAACCAATATAGTTCACTTCTTTACATAACTTTTAaattgaatctcctcaggtaaAATACCTATCAGAATGCAGAGACCAAGAAATTTGATCACATAACACTATTTTTTAAAGGCACAGCACAGTAGAAGGTCCTCCTGCCCCCAATGAAACaactgctgcccaattacaccctactaaacctgtacatttttggagagtgggaggcaactggagcacccagaaagaAACAATGCAATAGTAAaacaaaaatggtggcactgccagagctgctgtgacGGCAGTGCTGTCACTGATGCGAACCTGGGGAGagcggggagcggagacacagcactcccgcagagtccaactgcccagtctaaTTGTCGTCAGCTCCAtataggctttgaatggcccaccgagccgacggtagttttatttaaaatccctcaACCACAAGGTCTACACCCAAGATGCCAGTGCCCATGATCAGCAGCAGAcatgaggagttgcagactgGCGCAGGGGAGAACacctaccatcgggaaaaaactGGGAGAACACCtgccatctgagaaggagaagcagaggagaataCCCACGGGACAGTTACCACGGTGACAGACCGGTGAGGGGATCTGCAGTTGAAGGACCCATGCTGGGGGCAGGATGTTGATGACTTGAGGCGTGGAACCCACGGAGGCCATaggttgctggagactgcagtcaaaggattgTAGGGTACCCTGTATTGGCACCATCTCACACATCACTaccctttctttccacagattatgATGCTGAGGGATTGGAACAGGTCCTTGAAGCTGGCACTCATGAATTCCAATTCAGCTACACACTAGATGAATCTCTTCCCTCCAGCTTTAAAGGCAAACATGGGAAAATCCATTATTTTGTGCGAGCACTCTGCACAACTACCGGAGGAACCATAGCACAGGTGGAAAAGGACTTGAAAGTACAGGAAATATTCAACCTTAACATTGACCCTGTTAATAAGGTATCTACTTCTTTCCAATTCTAGATATATGCCATAATACCGTAGGAAACAAAATCAAATCCTGATTCCAGTTGTTGGTACCAATTGAAGGTGTTTCATGTAGCTGGGTTACCGTGCAAAGAATGGGTTTGGTGGAGCAGTGTTAGGAGTGGCTCCTACTTTCTGTTTAATGATAGTTCTTCACAGCTTAGACAGTGAATATTGGTAGAATGTGGATCTAACAGCTGAATGAATCTGTATCTAGAATGAATCACAAGATGGTGGGAAATTGATGCAGTAagattttgtcaatcttttagcTAACATTTTtgcaattatcttataatctgcatttaacaatgaaatagttCTATATGACCATGATTTTAAaagatctcttttttttgtattactaCCATCATTATCGCAGTAGAAAAAGATTCCAGGAGAGTGTGTGTTACTGCCACCTGGTCCAATACCTCCCTAAAGGGAGGAATCAACAAATCCTTACATTCTTCATAAAATTTAGTCAtgaaaccatcctctcccagagatTTATTGCTTTGTAATGTATCTCTCATctccattggggtgaagggggcaTCCAGCTCCACTTTCTCTTGCAAACTTAACCTGGGCATCCTTATTTATGACAAAAAGTTTTCCATTTTGTTATCTCTCTGCGACTCTGATTGATAAAATTTAGaataaaattgcttaaaagcTTCATTATTCCTTGAGGTTTATGTAGTTGCATTCAACTCCTTCTTAATTGCATTAATCCTTCCTGAAACTTGTTCAGCTTTCAACTGCCAAGCGAGGACCTTATAGACCCTCttacctaactcataatatctcTGCTTAGTTCTCACGATTGCTCTCTTTGTTCTATATGTTTCTAATATATTGTTCTGAAGTTAATAAGTTATCTACGTTTTTCCTCAGAAGTCTGTCTATGCAGATCTTTTTCTaaacatgttatctctttctccaggaaagggggaggggaaaaaaaagcaaatagaTTTAATGTAAAgaagtaaagtcaatgttcatgccatgtagcTGGAGGATGCCCAGCCACAAAATAAGGTATAGTTTCTTCAATCTGCAAGTAGTCAGGGTGAGTCAAtgcagccatggacagacatgagtgagggagtgtgatCCAGAATTTAAATGGTCGGCCACTAGGAGGTCACTCAAGTTATCAGTGGAGTGATTTTGCCAGGCAATGAAGCACTCAAGACAATACCTCGCTGTACATGGACGACATCGCCATCTTCTGTTCAGACACGATCGGCCCGCAGATTGATAGGCATCTGCGGCCAGTAAAGTCTACATTGAACATCAGGGTAAACTAGAAAAAGAGTGAGGCAGTGCTATTCAGTAACTGTTTTGACTGgtcctccatccccttcacagtcagatctgattaCCTGAAGATGTTAGTGAATcacaaaggtccaccagaaactGGTCTTTAGGCGTGACGTGCCCTCTCAATAGCAGGGAAAAGCCTGGTCATCGTGTgtgaggtgctctcggtactgctgtacATGGCACAGGTGTGAAGCGTCCCCCATACTTCTGCCCCAGCAATCTCCAGAGAAAGGTGCGAAGGATGCAAGGATCCATGTCGtgattcatccccagcagcaatgTGACACTGATTTACGAGCAGTTCCCaggtcagacatccagaactactGGAAAATCATAAAGTTGTTGAAATATGCCTTTTGATCTGCCtgagttggtctttcagcacacgtaAATGTCAATGCAGGAATGGTgacaactggcacattccagactACAGAAGTACATGCCATGGGACCTTCAGAGGCTTGGAGCAGCCAACATGAGGGCACTATGGGGAAGGCCTTCCATCACTGAGCATTGAAGGGCTGAGTCTGAGGGAAAGTCCATCAAACaacggagtggggggggggggtggggggaagacaaAATACAGAAggatccaagaattttttttacttggggatatatatatatgcaaAGGATACAAAAATGAAATGAGATAAAtgccaataatttttttaaaaatatagcaaTAGCGGctacaaagaaatgtatagcaataacatggaaagttaataatgaagtattattaagtagatggcatagtgaaatgcaaaattgtatacctttagaaataAAATTGCATATAGTTTAAAAAATCAAGTTgaacatttttatagtatttggaaccATATTATTAATGTTACCATCCACCTTATCCACCCTTCTCAGTGAGAAatcattaataataataaatatgATAATGCTATTGTAATTGCAGTACTaggtttctttttctcttcttttttttctttcttttgggagggaagggggttggggagaatTTTTTTGTATCACTATGCGTGATCAAACGATTAACATGGTATTAATTGAATTtttctttattgtttgttttgatatgaatgacaaataaaattttcaaaaaaaacacaACTGGGGGGAAGCAACAGCACACAGCACAGTGTGGCAATGGTGTAGTGACAAAGCATATGAAACAAAGTCAGTGATAGGAATGTATGGACACAACGCTAAGGGTGCGGAGAGACTGAATAGTTttcttttttggaaataatttattttgaataattcTACTTTggaaatacatgcttttttgaggcaACGATTTCACCTTCTTATAACCATCCCACTTATAATGGTACTGTCTTAAATTCAGGCTGCCGACCTGTAGTCCAGTGCCTCTGGAAATATACATTCGAATGAAGATCTACTATTGGAAAAATAATTGCATTTTTCCTCAAAACTAATCTCAATGATATAAACACAATGTTCTCATTTCAGATAAGTTCTCCTCTCTattccccattcttcccccatccccatccccaccccctcccccccaacacccACATCCTTCCTCCCCATTTTTATCCCCCTCTTTGGTTCATTGCCTTCCATACCTATTTCTCTACTGgatccttcccctttcccccctatTGATTCCAGCTGATCACTCTTAATATCACCATTCTCACCTCCGCTTCTGATCAGATTATAACACTGGcagcctttgtcttctaatcacctACTCCACCCTGTGTGAATCACCTTCCTTGGCCTGATCCCTTTGTTTTCATGCCTCTCCCTTCAGCTACTGTGTGCCTCTCCCTGGTCCACCAGCACTACAGGACCCTCTGTCCTGACCTTTAATTTTTAAGATTTTAGACATatcagacccttttggcccacaagcccctgctgcccaatttctttcttcttctctctttggcttggcttcgtggacgaagatttatggaggggaatgttcacgtctgctgcaggctcgttggtgactgacaagtccgatgtgggacaggcagacacggttgcaggggaaaattggtgggttggggttgggtgttgggtttttcctcctttgtcttttgtcagtgaggtgggctctgcggtcttcttcaaaggaggttgctgcccgccgaactgtgaggcgccaaggtgcacggtttgaggcgagatcagcccactggcggtggtcaatgtggcaggcaccaagagatttctttaagcagtccttgtactggtgcacctctgtctcggtggccagtggagagctcgccatataacatgatcttgggaaggcgatgatcctccattctggagacgtgacccacccagcgcagttgggtcttcagcagcgtggatttgatgcttgcggactctgccacctcaagtacttcgatgttggtgatgaagtcactccaatgaatgttgaggatggagcggagagagCTCTGatggaagagttctaggagccgtaggtgatgccggtagaggacccatgattcagagccgaacaggagcgtgggtatgacaatggctctgtacacgctgatctttgtgtgtttcttcaggtggttgtttttccagactcctttctgtagtcttccaaaggcgctatttgccttggcgagtctgttgtctatctcgttgtcggtccttgcatcagatgaaatggtgcagctgaggtaggtaaactggttgaccgttttgagttctgtgtgcccgatggagatgtggggggtgctggtagtcatggtggggagctggctgatggaggacctcagttttcttcaggctgacttcaaggccaaacattttggcagtttccgcaaaacaggacgtcatgcgctggagagctggctctgaattacacccaattgatctacaaccctggtatgtttttgaaggatgagaagaaactggagtacccagaggaaacccacacagacataggaggCCTTTTCGCACAGTGTAAAATTAAGATTCTTGGGAATTTTTCCCAGGAACCCTCCTATGAACCTATGGTGTGAAAAGGATGGCTTGAGAATTTTAAATGGGGGCTGCAGTCATGGGAAATTTTCCTGAACCATCCTCTCCCTGTgatgtgaaaaggcaaatggccgAGTAGGGAAGCCTCGTGATGTCAACGTTTGTATGCCGTGTCATGTagatgattaaaatgaaaagatACTTACCTCCTCAAACAGTGGGTTGCTTCGGCACGTTGCGACGGCTGCAGAATGTGGCATGAATAGCCATCCTCATTAACCATGATCCCTTATACAGCTGGATTTCCCAGAGCGGATCCAATATTTTACTGTCGTCGCAACATGCCGAAGCGGTGGATGAGGGGGAGCACGGgccattggtgggggagggaaCGAGCGAGCGGACAGGCGAGTGaccggaagggggtggggggagggggatgaacTTACTCTTACTTCTATAAGTGCATAACACGTTATCAGTTGGTTCCAGGGACACCCTCCCCTCCCAAAATCATCAAGGAAGGCAAATGCCCAGGAATTTGGTGTGAAAGGCCCTGGAGGTCCTGAAATCTTGGGAATTTCACCGGGATGAAGTAGCGTCACTGCTCACCTGTGATAGCTCCCCATCATGTTTGGAGTCAGGCAGGGTTTCCTGCTTTTTTGCAGTCTTTATTTGAATGCTGCATAGAACCCTCTGCTGTATCTATCAGGAAGAACGAGGGAATAAGAAGAGTGACATTGTCAGGCAGAGGAGGTACTCAGCTCAAGGCCTCTCTGTATATAGACGAAATAGCTGTCTTCTGTTCGGACATGATTAGTTCACAGATTGATCAGCATCTGCCACTATTTTGAGACTGTGTCAGGAGCCAAAGTAAACCAGCAGATGGGGCAATGCTCTTCAGTAACTGCTCTAACcagtccaccatccccttcatgATCAGATCTGACTACCTTAAGATGTTGGGAATCTCATTTAGAAGGGTCAAGGCATGCAAAAAAATTGGTCAGAATGGATTccaaaggtccaccagaaattgggaatGGCGCTTCCTCATAAAAAcatggaagaacctggtcatcggGTGTAAGGTgctctcagtactgctgcacTTCCATCCTGACAGTCACCAGGGCAGTCTTCCCATTCATCTATGGATCcaaaatggaaagagtccaaagGGTCACCATGTACAAGTCACCAGACAACAGGCGACAAGAGTGTACACAACATGGCCCTCATCCTGGTGACCATCTCTGTTTGTAGTTGGAACCAAAGAACAAAGGCAATAAGTGGCACTATGTATTAATGTTTTATTTGTCCCAGGTGTTCCAAAGGTTGGGCCTCACCCTGTTGTTGTGCAATGTCCCAATAAGCTGGACTTTGCACATCATCTATCCTTCATGAAAAAGTTTTTCCAGACAAGCagctttgaccacaaggccatcaggcagtggttagCACTGAACATCCTGTGGACACTAAGAAATGAGGACTCAATGGACACAGTGGGGTGGTTCCTAGAGCAGACCACACAGGTCATGTGACAGAATGCCACATCACCAGTGCTCACAAACAAGTACCAGGACTTGGTCTGGCTGGCAGAGAGAGGAGCCTTCCCAATCAGATCCTTTctgtacaactggaacatcaccTATAATGAACATTGTCCTTGAGTGGAAACAGTTGCCCACCTCTTTTCAGATTTgcgaagagtgtgtggagaaggatgcaagggtccgcATCACAGTTAATCTCCAGCAGCAGAGAGACAGAGGGCTCTCTGATATATGGGTTGTACCAAGAGACACACACAATCAGGCATCCGGAACtgttggaagaccatcaactcaatgAAAGACTCATTTTTATCTTCACTAAACTTATTGGTCTTATGAagatgtcagtaagggaatgatGCTGATtggcatattccaggctgcaggagtacatctAACATGAGGTGCTGTGGGGGAAGGGCCACAttctagagtccttccattaccagggactgagactgagagaagccccctcaaacaacagaaaaCTAGAAGACACCTCTGGTGACTAATAGGGTGGAGATGAGGGGGATGGACCAAGTACAGCTGTACTGAGAGCACTTCGCACCTGATGACCAGAATCTTCCCTTGTTCTTAAGGAGTGCagctcccacagacccaatttctgctTGACCTTTGCAATCCACTCTAACCAATTTCTGTTGtatgtctcagcttctctgaacTAGATCCctgcaccttcaggtagtcagatctgactatgaAGGGTATGGCCATTCAGTTGGACCAATTACCAAAGAGCTTTGCCTTG
This genomic window from Narcine bancroftii isolate sNarBan1 chromosome 3, sNarBan1.hap1, whole genome shotgun sequence contains:
- the LOC138759029 gene encoding arrestin domain-containing protein 5-like, yielding MGTVSVFIPIPKVTKLELIFKDLVYIAGETIEGQVILELNDPLSLYSVKLKISGKGFVEWIGESNESLEYNRKIHCSNKEDYVRHSVTLWGADYDAEGLEQVLEAGTHEFQFSYTLDESLPSSFKGKHGKIHYFVRALCTTTGGTIAQVEKDLKVQEIFNLNIDPVNKIPLILSAERDISYWCWKFPRISMNVRVDRRGFVPGDDIIIISEISNQTARYLRLISYAITAEIKYKAFAQEAYCDHYRELIEKSNLKKMESEIEAPPRQTTKILGSLQLPKPMFITNMSRCKIITVSYQLEVAIPIPSHRIMVATQAPIKIGTIPVHFSL